The Arachis hypogaea cultivar Tifrunner chromosome 14, arahy.Tifrunner.gnm2.J5K5, whole genome shotgun sequence genome has a segment encoding these proteins:
- the LOC140178644 gene encoding uncharacterized protein, translated as MRIFMQSIDYNIWKIIFNGPDVPTKQNADGEVVAKEDSEWTDEEKKKVELNAKAINLMHCAISFEEFRKLSRCKTAKEIWDKLRLTHEGTKQVRKIRIVMLMKEYEMFSMKEDESINQMFKRFSIIINNLDAMGRNYSEETLVRKILRSLTKKWEVKSTTISERNDLIKITYDELRGKLLAYETTHMSQDKDGKKKSITLKSRMTAQGEEFDDSFSYEEMVLFARKMRRLLRYKSKGKGSSSSKDVKKDQVKFTCHHCKEPGHFKSDCPQLKKGEKFKKDKKKVMMATWEDLENDTSSESSDQEAQLCLMADHNDEDEVDLSDLSID; from the coding sequence ATGAGAATCTTCATGCAGTCAATCGACTACAACATCTGGAAGATCATTTTCAATGGACCAGATGTTCCCACTAAACAGAATGCTGATGGAGAAGTTGTGGCAAAGGAAGATAGTGAATGGacagatgaagaaaagaagaaggttgaACTCAATGCCAAGGCAATCAACCTGATGCACTGCGCAATTAGTTTTGAAGAGTTCAGAAAATTGTCAAGATGCAAAACGGCTAAAGAAATATGGGACAAGCTCAGACTCACTCATGAAGGCACTAAGCAAGTGAGGAAAATCAGAATTGTCATGCTGATGAAGGAGTATGAAATGTTCAGTATGAAGGAGGATGAGAGCATCAATCAAATGTTCAAAAGGTtctcaataatcatcaataatctgGACGCCATGGGAAGGAACTACTCTGAAGAAACTCTAGTAAGAAAGATCTTGAGAAGTCTTACTAAGAAATGGGAAGTAAAAAGCACAACCATCTCTGAAAGGAATGATTTGATCAAAATCACCTATGATGAGCTAAGAGGCAAACTGCTGGCCTATGAAACGACTCACATGTCTCAAGACAAAGATGGTAAAAAGAAAAGTATAACACTAAAATCAAGAATGACAGCCCAGGGAGAAGAATTTGATGACAGTTTCTCATATGAAGAAATGGTGCTCTTtgcaagaaaaatgagaagaTTACTAAGATACAAAAGCAAAGGCAAAGGAAGCTCTTCATCCAAAGACGTCAAGAAAGATCAAGTCAAGTTCACATGCCATCACTGCAAGGAACCTGGTCACTTCAAGTCAGATTGCCCTCAACTTAAGAAAGGCGAAAAATTCAagaaagacaaaaagaaggtgatgatGGCAACATGGGAGGACTTGGAGAACGACACCAGCTCAGAGAGCTCAGATCAAGAAGCTCAACTATGTCTGATGGCAGATCATAATGATGAAGATGAGGTAGATCTTTCTGACTTATCTATTGATTAA